GCGCTTTGCAAGGCCAAGGATATGGAACGCGACCGTAATGAAATAGGATGCCTCTGAAGTTCTGCCCATGGATTTTACCTTTTTTCGATAAAATCGATCATGGGTTTTAGGGGGGGCGCGGTTTCGAGGGGCGGCGTTTCGAGGGCGCCGTAGACGGCCCAGGCGGCGGCGTAGACGCAGTCGTCATGCGCCTTGCCGGAAGCGGGATGGCCGAAGGAGATGCGTCCGTTGGATTCGCGGCGGTATTCGAAGGCTTGCAATTCGCCGAAAAATTCCGGCGGCAGATCATTGGAGAGTTCGAGCAATCCCTGCTTGAGCAGACGGTGCATTTCGTGGAAGGCTGTCTGTTGCAGGCTGGAAGTGGGAGCGACGAGCATCGTTTCTACACCCAGCGCCTGGCAATGTTCCGCCAAGGCGCGGCCTTGGAATTGCTCGATGACGGCGGCGGCGACGCCATACTTTTCGATCAGGCGCGCAGCCTCTTGGCGGATTTCGGCGTCGGAAGCCTGCTGCAGGATGGAGAGATCGATGAGGCGATAATGGTCTTCCCCGGCGCCGCCGTTTTCCACCCGCCACTTGGCGGCGACGGCCAAAGCGTTGCGGTCGTGGGCGCAGCTGTAGGAGAGGGCTAAATCCGCGCCCAGAACGCAGACGGCGTCGTCCGGCAAAGCGGAGGCTTCGACGCAGTTGGGATCGATGAGGCCGGAAAAGAGGCCGTAGGCGCCGTCCACCCATTCGCCGAGCACTTCCGCCCGGAATTCCAAATCGTTTTTCGTGCGGCGCAAGCGCTCGATTTCCTGCGGCGTGATGGAGGGATTGGCGGAGCTGGGGCATTGGAAAACGGCGATGCCGGCGCCGGGATCGTTCGCTTTTTGGATGTATTCGTAAACCCAAGAGCCGATAGTGCTGGGCGAAGAAACAATGTAAATGCGCCCCGTTTCGCGCGGGGTGGTAATCAAGGCGTATTCGACGGCTTTGCGAATTTCATCGCCTTGCTCCATAAAACAGGCTTCGTCCAAGATGACGGTCATGCCGTTGCACTGGCCGAAGGTTTTGGGATGATAGCCGCGAATGGTGTCGGGATTGGCGGGCAGC
The sequence above is drawn from the Candidatus Omnitrophota bacterium genome and encodes:
- a CDS encoding terminase family protein, giving the protein MLTNDCQAPAKKPNFLAAQLKVLESIIQNIAEKLMSADDILDGKIQSLHKLYQSHLRLYFSIKKCIKKNASAKKDKLNSPAEDRKIPLPPPWKDDISVFAKEALGMELLEHQKQLCLSQKRMNLLIAGRGAGKSAAARVKALHNALIQEHHIVLAVSSGQRMSSDFGARLLDLIRESPLFEYVQSISNEQVTFQNGSVIKLLPANPDTIRGYHPKTFGQCNGMTVILDEACFMEQGDEIRKAVEYALITTPRETGRIYIVSSPSTIGSWVYEYIQKANDPGAGIAVFQCPSSANPSITPQEIERLRRTKNDLEFRAEVLGEWVDGAYGLFSGLIDPNCVEASALPDDAVCVLGADLALSYSCAHDRNALAVAAKWRVENGGAGEDHYRLIDLSILQQASDAEIRQEAARLIEKYGVAAAVIEQFQGRALAEHCQALGVETMLVAPTSSLQQTAFHEMHRLLKQGLLELSNDLPPEFFGELQAFEYRRESNGRISFGHPASGKAHDDCVYAAAWAVYGALETPPLETAPPLKPMIDFIEKR